The genome window CTCTTGCTTTTTGTAGAGGAAAAATGTgagttattttcaaatgttagtAAATAAGTTATAATAATATTTGTCCAAAATCAGAGATTAGTAACTGGTAGCCCTGGTAATAATTACACGCTAACATTGtacacttttaaaatttggtAGTACTGTAAATCACAATATAAGTCAAGATACATGACAAGGACTCAGCAAATTTTCCAGGCTCCAGACTGGTGACATCATTTAAGCCACAGACTGTTTAGCAGCTTTCTAATTTTTACTGGTAGGGAtgatccctttttttttttcactaaacaCTCCAAAAATAGAGAGAGCTATGGAAGGACCTCATAGACAtttattgagattttttttttttagtttctggGACAGTGAAGGATTGGTCCCAATAATGCATTCTTGTATGTTGTCCAGACTACCTTTACACACAGTGTTCCCCATGGGTAGCTAAATCACATTTGAAAGCTGATGATGACATAATTTTCTCAATAAGCAGTCTACATTTTCCCCTGTTCAAATTTAACCCAGTACTACCCCTCAAGCTCATATCTACACCAAATACTTCCTCAACTCTCAAGAGCTCCTCATAGCTGTCTGAAACCTATTCTTATGCTCTGTACCTTTACGTGACAGCCAGTCTTATTCTTTATCGGTTATGGTTAACATAATCTTTCCTTGCATTTCAGTCCTTCAGCTACTCACTGCTTCTGTTGAGTTTCCTCTGATTTGCTGATACGCTTTCTGATAAAATGGTGTCCAGAATCAATTACTTGGAGACAAATCTTCTGCAGCACCTAGATCCTAGTGTAAAGCCAACAGTCCAGGGCTCAACTGAGGTCTGTTTTAAGTGATGGCAGCTGCAGTCATCCACTGGGAACAACTGAAAATGGCCTGGCATGTTGTGTCCTTTGCCTGATGTTAGAAGAGAAGGTGGGGAGCGGGCACCAGACATCAGATTAGCCTTGCTATACAGCAGCCCTCCTTTGCTATGGGATGCGCTTCAGCCATTTTCGGCTACCTGAGAAGAGCAAAGCAGCTAAATGAGGCCAGTGTTGTATTGGCTTCCATACATCCTGACCCCTCATCTCATGCATAATTGTGAGTCACAAGGGCACTTGGTTATTAGTGATCCGTTGTGGGCCACTGCCCAAAATGGTGTCCTTAGCTCATATCCTGATCACTCGTGAGTGCTCTTTCCACTTGGCTGGACTTTGCGTCCTGCATCCCACTGCAGCATTGTTCTGTGGTACCCAAGAGGTAAAATGTGCAAGTACCTCTGCTTCCCCAAGACTCCcatctcttttttcccctgggcATTGTGTAAGCTGTTGGACACCCTTGCTGTGTCTGATCTTGCAAAGGTTGCTGGTTTATTCATTTGGACTCGTGCTGGTCTGTGTCGTGGTCAGGTGTAGagaaatgaaggcagtgggttgattagcattgataatatgcagctgtggccttgcctcaaaggcagtgggttgattgacatggatgatgtgctCATTCcgctaagtagttaaatagctctgaggatTGTGGGAGGGGGggctggatggaggaggagtggTAGGGTTTGGCTTCtggagggaggagaaacagcatgggcagtagaatctgactgaaggtaaagccttgttgcagcctgatagcttgcttgtgctgcaacagtCAGGTTTAATTGCTCTTCGCTATAAACCACAGATTGCTATGGCTTGCAGGGAGCATTGCACCAGAAGCAGAGCTTTGGTCTCTCATGGTCCATATACCCCATCATTAACAGTCAAAGGAAAGCATACCTAGTGCTCATAGGAAAGAAGAGAATGGGAAAAATTGATGCTCTCCTACTAGTTTGGTGTTCCCAAGTAAATCAGGCACGTGCTGTGTGTGAATTGATTGGCACATGATATGTGTGCCTAGATTTCACTGCAAGAAATGCCAATCCCCATCTGTCAACAGGAGGTCCATATTTCCTATTCACTCAtagtgctgtattttttaagtTATTACTGTATTACCCCATTTCACCTCCTCTTTTGCCATCATATCTGCCTGCAACATTCTCCCAAAACCTACAGAGTACCACTGCTTGTCGTTCAAATCTTTCCCAAGACTGACTGCTGTCATGTTACATATATGAAAGGACTCCATAACAGATCTGTCTGGGAAATAGAATCACAgctccatgaaaaaaaattggcacgttttctttctttttttttttttttttgcctcaaaCCAAAATCTCAGTAACACACTAGAAATAACAATTACCTAGGTTCCTAAACGGAAATATATTCTCTGAGATCCCTGGCCAGTTGCTTTTATAGCAGGCTATTATAGGGCCAAAGACTGGAAACCCTGgaagctgctttctgaaaatgatgTAATTTGTGACAAtttccctgctgcccacccctgTAAATCTGGGAGTATGAGCGGGTCTCAGTGTTACACAGTGgcaaaatgaacacaaaattaCAGCATTGCAATAAGGGACAAAAAGGGAGAGAGACCAAATCCATCAAAGTCCAGCTCTTTTCAATTATGACAAGGCTGGTAATAAATGCTTAGCATAGAAGAGTCCACTGGACCCATAGCCCTCATGCACAGCAGGTCACAAAACACTGCCCTGCATCCTATGACTAACGTAAGATCTATAGCAAGCAACCACAATCCAGAACACCTGTATTATGCTATGCAAAGAGCACAGGAGAGGTTCAGGACATCAGCAATGTTCTGGACCAGCAATAGCAGTGGATATGGTGGGCAAATTGGCAAGCTGAAGATTATAGCTATAGAAGGcaaaaacagaaggcaaaaatcAACTGGTACTTCTTTCCTGATCCCTTCTGCTCAGTGTAGTTTGCAACATGGAGGCAAGACATTCCACCTGAGAGACAGCACTAGGACCAGCACATTGCGTTCGGGATCCTGCATCTAGATAACCCAAATTATTCAGAGAAAAGTCAAAATTTCTCCTTGAAAACTTTtacaacaagaagaaaacagcaaatcctttctgtcctttgcaACTGATCAGTCAAAGCTCTGAAACATGGGATCAATAACAATGAAATTATAGTGTAATGAACAGTTTAGAAATGACTGAGGATGCCACTGGGTAAGAGACTCAGGCAGGGGATTAATCTCATCTAACTTTAGGTATCTACAGCTGCCTGTCTAGATGCCTTGTACAGCCATGGAgataaaaaggcattttcaggGCCCAACTCATCTGACCTATTTCAAATGCCTATCTTAGGATGAGATGCATTGAATTTTACAAGTGTCTATTTCTCCCTATTGAGTATAGAGTCTAGGAAACTAGTTCAGATGCCTGCATTGCAGAAATCTATATTTGGGCAGATGAGTCTCACTGCCACAGACCTGTACCACAAGCTTCAGTGCCTACTGCCAGCAACATCCTTACACTGCCATACACCCCTTTCCCTGAAACTTACCCAGCTTTCCCTTTCTAGCAGTAGATTTGAGGGTTGCCAGGATCCCTGGCTCCATAACAACCAATGCTTTTAGCCTCCAGCAACCCAAACAGCCTGGAAAGTTGAGCTTCTGTGGTTCCCTATGAGCTGCCTGGGAAGCTAAAATGGTTCCAGGCACTCCCACAGGCACTGGCTCCTAGGCTTCAAGGCATCTGACTCAGGAACATGCCACGCTCATGGGAGCTAATGAGCAGGAAAGGCCTGGGAGAAGCTTATCggaattctttcttttcacaaagAGTTTTGATTTTCAATGAATTTTCTACTGCTGATGAAAATTTCCTGTCCAGCTCAGTCAGTTGTTCATTAAACATAGATGTAGTGGCTGAAGTTAATAACCTCTGTACATGGCTCCCATCAGTAATGCCAGAACAACAGTACTGTTGTTGTTACCTTTGTGGcctctcttccttctgccttttgcttGTTCATGGCCCTCACTCCTGTAATGGGAGATCCAAACCCCCTTTAATTCAGCCCCCATTTCAACAAATGCTGGATAAAAGTCTTGGATCTAAGCACTACACTTCACTTACAGCATCTTTAGTTTTCACTGTACAGCTTGTTCCACTATTTGATCACTTGAGATAACAAACATTCATTTTTGCTGTTCAGGAATGAAGTTTTTGGAAGATTGCCCAGTTCAGCCACTAATTCCATTATATCTGTTGGTGGGTGGCGTGATTGGCAGCTTAAAGGTAATGTGCCTTTTgtgtgtgaaaaatattttgtgtgacTAGACTTTGACTTGCTAGTTAAGACATAATGATGGCTCCAGACAGCTATGTGCATGCAGTACTGAAGAGAGCTATTGAGATTGGACTGTGCTTGTTCCAGCACCTAAAGCACCCATCAGCCAAGTGAGATGCTAATGAGTTCAGCATTCAGCATTGTCCCACACGTTGTGGTGTGACTTTCTCCTACATCACAGCATCTGTGCTACCATCTCTACCGAGGGAAATGACTACGTAACATGGATGCCTGTGGTAAATGGGGTCTTATTTCCACAAGCAGTCCTCCAATCCTGCcaaaccttttcctttgttttcagacaCACAGGCTGgacaaaaagtgaaattattctCCTAGTTTTGGGAATACTATAAAACTACAGGTGTTTGTACATAGTCCTTCACAAGTTCAATTTACTCCCACCACCCATGACCTGCCTGGCCAGAAGCAATGACTATGCAGCAGCATAGCTTCCTTCCAGAGGAAATATATCCTTGTATCGCAGCAAGGTTTATGAATCCAGGCACAGCGTTTTCTAAGCACAGCTACCTGTCTTCTAGTGGACTGTGCTCACTGTATCTTCACTGACCCAGAGCGTGGCTGCTTGGCAGGTAGAGACACCCCCACATCCATGTCACACCCCCATCACTATAAAGCTATAACTCTGCATTTACTCTAGGGTAAAGGATTGTCTTTTTCTGACAGTCCCTTTGCAGATGGTGTTAACTGTCTGCTAAAGGCTTGTCACAACAGATTGCAGAGATACTTTAGGGCTTCTCAGCAGGattaagcaaaacttttttttttgctgtcccAGTGATGTTCCtgtgaaaggaagggaaagggacagagctgaaggaaaaactTTGGAACTGGCACTGGTAGGGCATGAAGGGCTAAGAAcagcaagtgctgctgctggaggaagcaTCTGTACTGGTAGCAGTGGCTGCTCTGGATAGCTAACGggggcagcagcaagctggTACCCAGCCTACCTTCCTGGTGCCCAGCAttggcagagcaggcagggtaGACCTGATGGGTTGTGGCCTAATGTTTCAGTGCAGGCAGCCTGTCCCTTGAAAGGGAATCTGCCCGTCTCCCATTTGACAGCACTGCATATTGCAgccagcagatgctgcagaCAGGAGGTAGctatgtttccttttcattatgtTTCTAGCCCAAAAGAATTGATCTAGGATTGAAAGGTGGGAAAGAATATTCCTCTGCAGGTCTCTGCATCCCCTACACTCTTTCACAGTGGTAAACAAACCACAGTACATCACTGGGACATGGATCCTCCTCCTGAGGACCTTTGGTCAGTAAATAagtaaatggagaaaaaaagaaagtgcttaATCTTGTTATGAGGAATTTGCTATGTTAAGAGTTCTACTGAGAAATGCTTAGCCATTCAATCATACCAGTGGACTTATCTGTATAATCAAAGGTTCATTTAATAATAGTTTAGAAAAGATTAGAGCAgaatcaaaaggaaattttaatgCTAGTGAGTTGAAGCCTACATAAAAAATGTTGACTGTTTCTTAGCAATTTCTGGTTTAAAGTCAGTTTTTCTTACCCTGAATAAGACGGTAAGTGGGTCAGTTAATATTTATGCTGACGCCAAATAATGGCTTGAATTTGGCTTCAGTTGACAGCAGGACTGCCTATTTTGCTGTTTGGCAATACATTTAGTCAGAATTTGATCGGCTTAACTCATGTGTCATCTCACAGTGTAGTCAAATTCGACCTGTCTCAGCTCTGCCCCCTGTTGTGTTCATCAGACTGCACTGACTTCACTGACCttgaagtttggggtttttttgcttgacCTCTGAAAGTTAAAAGGTCAGAGAATGTGTATAGGATGAAGCTTGAATGAACACTGTCCAGTGATGGACATCATGTAATAGCAAGTCATTCTGGCCCACATCTGCATAGATCTGTAGGCTCCTCATCTGTTTCTTTATCACCTTCGGTCTTTTAAAAGGCAATGGTAACCTACAGATGTTCACCAAAGcaaccaaaccattctacaaCATCCAGAAAGGCCTGCTGAATTCATGTCATGCTCCTCCGTAAAAGTATattcagcagtaattaacaatGTGAGCAAGTGCCAGAATTTGTTTCAATCACAGCTTGGCAAGGCAGTATCCATAAGAATTAAATGCACTTTCCATGAACTGGTAAGATGTAGCTGAGATGCATAAATCACCTGGGAGGTTCCTCTGACTTCCTCAAAACCAGTGTTCACCATTCCCGCTGCTAGGCTTGGTGAAGCTTGAGTACAGACAGCTGCCTATGTGTTAAGCCCACCCTAGCAAGCTGCACAGAGCTTCAGTCCAGCCACAGGTCCCTATGTGGAAAACTCAGACCCACTGGCCAGATAtgtttctctctcctgtgtGTCATGAGCCTGCCTAAAATAAACGTTCACCTGAAAAGAAGATGCCCTGCTCATTTGAGCAAGCCTACCAGTCTGAGTACTCAGCTGGATGTGAGACATCCAGTGGAAACACCATTTTTTTTGGCCTGTGTTGGTGCTGGGACTTTAATCTCTGTTTCTCACAAACTGGTACCAACACCTGGGCTAGAAAAATAGCTGGTTTTCTGAACAAGTATGTAATTGTTTACATATAATTGAATAGTTTTACAGGGAAGAACAAGAGAATCCTCTTCCCAGGATGCCCTGGATCCTCATGCTAAGCGTTGCCTGTAGAAAATTTGGCACCCAGACTAACATTTCAAAGAGAAGAATGAGCACAGAATATAACTTGGAGAGAACACAGCTGAGAACCCCTGCTTGGACAGTATGTCACTCCCCATAGCCACTCAAAAATCCACACTTTTTACCTCTCCATCTGAATTTTATTCCTGGTTGGCCAGGGCAGTTCCTTGCTCAGTTGGTTTCTGAGAGTCCCTTTCCCAAAGACACAGCTCACTGCAGGAAGACTTGCACAGGAACCTAAAAATGGGAATTGTGATAACAATAGCTAGTGTCTTGAAGACTGGGCCAAGTGTTTCAGGTGTAGCAAGAACATAGGTTTCACAATGTTTGGCTCAAATCCTTGTCGGACCCTTTATATACCTCACCTATAAATCTACCAAAATTAAGAAACTCATTTGGGGACAGAAATTTGAAAGCTTCTACACACCTACATACAACCTACTTACCTACCtgtaaaggaatgaagctgggttaattagcaaTGATAATAtagagctgtgggctggcttcaggggcggtgggttggctgatgtggataaggtgcagctgtggctggttctgttaaggggttgggcagccaaggaagggagagcagccgaggaagggagaggaggaagaagcagagagaagagcatgccctggatgaggagagactaggagagGGTAtcagagggactggcatgaagagtatgttggtatgagatggtaaaagaccttgttgcagcttgatagtttggggAGTGCTGTGACGCCTACCTACATACTTTGTATTGCCCAGAGTAAACTAGAAAACTTCTAAGCATTGCTGATGAATCCTACTGCATTTCCCTGTAGACCAGACCTTCCCAACCTCACATTGTCATAGTATTCCACCTATTTCTCTGCTCGTTCTGACTGAAGGCAGGAACGGAGCAAtctgaaaaaattacatttaattgaAGAAAACTTGACAGAATCATTCTAAGTAGCTGAAGCAATTTATTTGGGGTTTAGGTCATAGTCTAGATACTTTCATAGTTTTATTTAAGCTGATTCACCTACATAGCCATGGAAAACAGGAGAGATAAATCCACCCACTACACAGCAGGAACCACTCTACTTAAGTCATGTAGCAGTTCCTTTAATCTGCTCTTAGGTCTTCAGCGTAGGAGCTGCTGTCGTCTCCCTAAACAATCTGTTCTCATGCCTTTCCATTCTTACCGTTGGcaagtgttttttgttttttggtttttttttccccaatgtcTGGCCTAAATCTCACTGGTGTAGGggaaaactgcattattttccAGCAGGATCTGTCTCATTTGTGGGTCCTCAGCTTTCTCTCATGTGTTTTTCCCCACACGCATTTTAATTCTGCTCAAAGGCTGGCCATGGCCAGGTTTTCAGACTTCCCGCAGCCCATTACTTACTGCCTTTTCTCCTCCAATGCCTCCAGGTGACTCTCCTGCTGTACGACTCAACCAGGATGAGGCAGTTGCTTTCCAAGTCTGTTGTgattgatgatgatgatgacgaCGAATATCCCTGGAGGCAGAATGCTCACAAGTACTACATCCATCTaactctcagccttttcctctttctctggtTCATTCTTGGGAActactgggttttttctgtgtacCTGCCACATTTCATCCCACCTTTCCATCAGCCCCAGGATTACTGTGACAAAACCCTGTACATTTTTGCCTTTGGTGTTCTCATTATTAGCCATACTGTTCTCTTTCTCCTCATCTTTTGTAGCTGCTGCATATATTGTTTTTCCAGGCAAAGATACTCTTCTGAGGAAGACTAAATGTCacataaataaaaccccagatGTTTGGGAAAGCATGTACAACAAAGAACAGGCAATAATTCATCCTTGTGTACATCTTTGTTgtactatatatatgtatgataGCAGTCAACTGCAAGAGGAAATTGTAAAATACAGTGCCATCTGGAAACTGCTaagctgaaatacagcaaagtcAATGTAAAACTGCTGCTATGGGTGCCAGGGTGCACTCTTGCTAACTTGTACATCCCCTTTTTTAACTCTTGGATATTCTGTCTGAAGTAAGCTCTTGCAGATGGCAAACTCCTTTAAACCCAGGTCCCCTTATGTTGTTTCAGCATACTATACCTTTGCCTATAAAAGTAGCCATGTTGTCTTCACTGGATCCGAATATCTCCGTAGCCTTGCTGGGgtgtgctgctgtccctgtgtTACAGGTGAGGGAGCTGAGACAAAGAGGTAAAGGGCTGTATTCAGACCACCTTGCATGGTGCATGGACTTTGACAGTAACGTAGATGCTCACTGGAGAGCTATTCAGGCCACTGTTGGACCAGCCTGTAAGTAGCTATGATTGCAATACAAGCGTGTATAAAAGGCAGCCTGAATACGGCCCCCAGGTCTCTTCTGAACTTATACTAGAAAGCATCTATATGTAACTTTGGTGCTAGACCAGATAGTCTGAATATATCCGTGTTTTTCTGATACATCCAAACTGAGCCAAGGCCACTTTGCAAGTCATCAGCAGAATAAGGAACTGAGCTACAGAGTACCAAATTGGTGCTTTACCAATGGGCTCAGCATTCCTCAGTCTAGGGGGACCCTTCAACTTTTTGTAGAGTGGTGATCTGTCAGCACCACAGCAACACAAAGGTGGTTTTCAAACCATTGTGATCAAGTTCATAGAAAAACAATGTTGGCATTTTacatataaattttaaatataacaaatatagatgtaaaatataaaacacGATAATAAGGCATGGGCAGGGATGTGAGAATTTCAGGTGGATGTGTTTGCTACGGCAGTTCTCTGGTTGCGGTGTGAGTGTACGTTTGATTTGTTCACCTTGGTGCTGTACATATGAAAATTTATACTTGAGGCACAGATGTAATGCAAACAGCTTTTAAGTCAACAACAGTGTCAGCTTTAAAAGCACCAGCATGCACAAGAGGCAATTGTTTTGTGACATGATGGAAGAAGCCTGTAACTGGTCCTGGTAGGCTGTTTTTCATGTGTTGATGAATGCTTTCACTTTTATGCGCTTCTGTTAATATGGTCAAAATGGAGGGGCTCCCCTTTATAAAAGCATGAGAGTGGCCCCAGACACAGGAAGAGGATGTgtgttttgggtattttttctgtcaaaacccACACAGCTGAAACCTCTGTTTTAGAGAAACCTAAAAGAATTATACAATGCCTGTGGAAGGGTGAGATCTGTAAAAGAACCTTAACAGTATGCCATAGCTAAACAGGCTCTGCTCAACCGTCCTTCCCGGGATGAGGCTGAACACACTGTGACATCTGTGGAAACCACCTGTCTTCAACCGCAAACGTTTTTCTCAGGGGCTATCGTATTGATAACTAAGGGTGTATTTGGTCCATAAGGATTTTAATTCAGGTCCTGgctttaaaaattgtttatttccAGTAAACTAATCTTAGAAAGAAGGTAGGATAAAGGTTGAAATAATCCGCTAAGAGGGCCGCATCAGTGTAGCATTCCGCGGCTTTGCAGCAGCCACTCAGGAGAAGTCACAGTCAGGCTGTCTCTGCTCAGAAATCCATGGAATGGGAATTAGTAACACTGCTGGCTGACTTAGGCCATGCATCATTGTATGTAGGGAGATACGACCAGTGgaaatctttccttttgtttgtggGCTTCAGATTGTGTCTGGGAGAAATCACAGGCTGTGTTTTCCCAAAAGCTGCTCCACCCCGTGCTCTCCACTGCCTTTCTAAGGGTACTACGCATTTCTGAAACATAACTGCACTGCTTCCATCAGTGGAATGTTAGAATTCCTCCTTCCCACGCCAAATACTCCACTGGTTTAGCACTTGGGCTCCTGGATTTCAGTTCTAAACTGATCTACGCGATCTTACCCTCAGTGGAAAGCGTCTTTCGTTCATTAAGATGCCAAAGCACTTAAGAAACTGCCTATCAGCAGGCATAACTCCATTGCTTACTTGAATGCAACAAAGCAGCTGTTTATCGTTACTCATGAACTTTACCCAAAAGCTTAGAACaggcataaaaaagaaaattatactcAGCTGATAATGTAAAAGAGATTTAACAAGAAAGTAGATACACAGGACTCCAGTACAAACTTCCCTTTCTTATAAAACACTGCTAGAATAATTCTTGATCGCAAAGAATTAAGGGCTCATACTCCTGATTAACTCTGAATTGATTCCCACGCCACTGCACACTCAGTAACCTTGCAGCAAGTGATGATGTATGCACTCCTATCTGAGCAAATAGGAGGTGATTCTAGTTCAGCCCGGAGGAGATGTAAGCGAAGTCACATTGCCTTGCATTTTGTGTGCCTCTGTGAACACAGttacagcagctcagcagatgTGCAATGATTTATCAAACTTCAGCCACACAACAGTAAGCCTGAGGCCTGTGTCTCATTCATGGGAGGCTAAGGCTAACTGCTTCTTTACAGTCTACCACGCAAGCTTAATTCTTTAGGTATAAGAACCCAGTGCCTTCATTGACATCGCGGGAAACTTCTGTCAAAACAAAGTGCTGGTGTTTAGTACCTTGTTGGCATAAACCCGGTATGATGGAGAAAGTATTAACAAAGCAAAAGgcatttgtgaaatattttgaagttacacaaagtaaacaaaaaagctttgttAGGAGAGGAAAATTCCGAATCGATAGTATTTACCTTTACTTGTGTAAATAAGCTATGGCACATGTAAGTGTGAACATCAACACCTCCAAAACTGTTGGAGCCATCAGTTATGTATCCAGAGAGACCTGATGTGCCTTCTGCACTTTCACTGCTACTGTGTCCTTCAGTAGGCAAAAATCATGCAGGTGTGGAGCAGGGACACCTGGTTTTGGGCATATCATTAAGTACAACTGAGTTACAGTGACTAAGTTACCACTCTTCTCCTGACCCACCATCAGCAGTGTAATTTCTCTTGGGTTGCTCCAATGGCTAAATAAAGCACTAGGCTTAAATCCAGAGTAGTTTAATTGAAGGCACTTTATCTCACTTTGGGGTAAGCTAGGAACATATGCATGGGCCACAGCACCTTAACTTGGCAAGCAGCAATGTTTTAAATTGCCACAAACTGATGGTGTCCCAGACATATATGCTCAGTCCCTAGAGAAGCAGGCACATTTCCTCAGAAACAGCTGTGGGGGAATTAAGTCATTACAGCCCAAAGGTCAAATGGCTGAAAATACAATCTACACCTTGGTTTGAAAACTTTTGTTATTTTGCCAGTAGACCAAAATTACAAATTGAAATGTtcgtttttctttttctttctttctccgccccccccccccccgtaatGTAAATGTGttctgcaaatggaaaaaaaatacaccctTAAGCTAATTATTATGAACTCAGAAATATGTTGACTACAATGCAGGAAACCAGTTGTAACtagcttttaaagcaaaaaatatacaTGATTTCAATGGATTAGGTAGCCTGCTTACTTCTAGTTGTGGGTAGTACAAAAATCTAATAATATAAAG of Falco cherrug isolate bFalChe1 chromosome 2, bFalChe1.pri, whole genome shotgun sequence contains these proteins:
- the TMEM272 gene encoding transmembrane protein 272 isoform X2 produces the protein MTAGLEKACHRCISKIASNACFIFGLLTFLALPLSMTFIGMKFLEDCPVQPLIPLYLLVGGVIGSLKVTLLLYDSTRMRQLLSKSVVIDDDDDDEYPWRQNAHKF
- the TMEM272 gene encoding transmembrane protein 272 isoform X1 codes for the protein MTAGLEKACHRCISKIASNACFIFGLLTFLALPLSMTFIGMKFLEDCPVQPLIPLYLLVGGVIGSLKVTLLLYDSTRMRQLLSKSVVIDDDDDDEYPWRQNAHKYYIHLTLSLFLFLWFILGNYWVFSVYLPHFIPPFHQPQDYCDKTLYIFAFGVLIISHTVLFLLIFCSCCIYCFSRQRYSSEED